The Cucurbita pepo subsp. pepo cultivar mu-cu-16 chromosome LG05, ASM280686v2, whole genome shotgun sequence nucleotide sequence ataagaaatagaattgaaatcgaaggttcaatcttcattcatattcaaatttaagaaTCTTCGTTGATATTCAgatttaagaatgagaaatagaattgtgATCGACGTTATGAGAGATAGAATTGAGATAGAAGGTttaatcttcattgatattcaaattttaagaatgagaaatagaagtGAGATGAAGGtgagagaaatagaattgggatatAAGGTTAAATAGATAGAAGATACCaactaatatataatataaactaattaaattttaaaaataaaataaaatgaaaatataaattaattaaattttaagaataaaataaaatatactaaatcaaaagaaaaatattaacggaataagatatattttataactaatatattctcaaaatattaaccgattattaaaatttgaaagtaaaataaaatatactaaattaaagaaaaatattaagtatatattttataattaatatattctcaaaatattatataaatatcttGACCGATTCAAACTAACAATATTCttgctcatcttcttctttttcatcttttgtgTACGGATTATGAACTTGGGAGGCCTTCCAATTTATAATGGAAACAAGTTGTTGAGTGGTCCTTTTGCAGTTCATCGGCTTTAAATTTCTATGGTCCATTCTTCTctgaaaagaaattgataaaTATACAAGGTTAAAAGGTAATATTGTTACATATTtttgtatcatttttttttttttttatatagttagTCGAGAATTAATAGCATCCAAATTCACCGATATTCATTTtactttgaaatttaaatggaaTTTGGATCGGTTGAGTTAATTGTTAGAGNTGGCTTTGTTGAgtttgtttttggttcttgtttttgttttagaatattttgaagaatttgtAACCAAGATATTGAAAAGCTGGGTGGGCTGTTTTTATAAATCATGGAGGCAATAGATTCTTCATCGATTTCTTAATTGGGGGAAATTGCATCTCAAATTCTATTGAGATCGTCAATTTTCGATTTCGATTCGAATTTCTGTGCGATGGGCACGACGGGCAGTGATGTTGAAGCAGGGTTTGCGAAGCTTCAGGGCGAGGATTTCGAATACTATATGCAAACCTACTCCATAATCCTCGGCCGGAATTCCAAGAAATCCACCGTTGACGTCGACCTGTCCAGCCTCGGCGGCGGCATGAATATTTCCCGCCACCACGCTCGTATTTTCTACGATTTCACGAGGCGGCGATTTGCCCTAGAAGTGCTCGGAAAAAATGGCTGCCTCGTTGAAGGAGTTCTTCATCTGCCCGGAAACGCGCCGGTCAAGCTCGATTCTCAAGATCTTCTTCAGATTGGGGATAAGGAGTTCTATTTCTTGTTGCCGGTGAGGAATATTTTGGGTGCCTCGGTTGGGGCGAGGAGCCATTTAGGTCATTCCGGATCGGCGGGGGCGGGTCCTGCGGTGACCGGGGCGGTAGTGCCGCCGCATTCGcactataattttcatttggcTGGCTCTGGAGGAGGCGCTGCTGCAGGGACGACGGGGAAGAAAGGGAAAGGACGAGAGTATTATGAGGAGGGATATGAGGACGAGGATGATATTGGGGGAAGTAGCGGCAAGAAGTTCCGGCGGGATGGATATGGAGCTGGTGGTTCTGGTGGAAAAGTAGGATTTTCCGGCGGAATGGGTTAGcatctttcttgttcttcgtttTTGCATTGGTTGCTTGATTACTTTTAGAGGTTTAGAAATAATCTATGTTGAAGTTTCTGATAGTGTCGCTTTGATTTTCATTCTTAGACAATTGAATCCAGAATTGGGTAACTTTTGATCATGGTAGTGTTTACTTATAGTGCCAGATTTTAGTGTATACTGCCCGAAAGTCTGTCgtattgtggaggttcgtagtttctaacatggtatcagagtaatgttcttaacttagtcatgctaatagaatcctcaagtgtcaaaTAAAATAGTTGTGGGTCTCGAATGTGTAGTCAAAGGtgcctcaagtgtcgaacaaagggtgcactttgttcgagagctccgaGGAAGGAGTCTaccctcgattaaggggagactattcgagagctctagAGAAGGGGTATAGTCAAAGGTGACtcatgtgtcgaacaaagggtgtactttgtttgagggctctagGGAACGAGTCTAGattcgattaaggggaggttatTCGAGAGCTCTAAAGAAGGAGGTATAGTTAAAgttgactcaagtgtcgaacaaagggggAACTTTGTTCCAAGGCTCCAgggaaggagtcgagcctcggttaaggggaggttgttcgagagctccagagaaggaggcctcaggggaggctctatgtaTACTTtcttcgaggggaggattatTGACAGGAGTAGTCTcacattagctaattaagaggaagatcatgtAAGTAAGGACcgctatctctattggtatgaaaccttttggagaaaccaaaagtaaaaccataagagtttatgctcgaagtagacaatatcatacctgTAGAggttcgtggttcctaacagtGTTGTGGATCGTAGATCGTGGACGGAGTATATGTGATGTTCATCTTTGTCtatatgtttttgttgtcTCCTTCTCATTCTTGAGTATGGATCTTCTAAATTCTGTATATCTGTATGGCATAGATATTAAGATTTCTCTTGAACCATAATCTACAGTTTCCATGGACAAGAAGTTAGATGGAAGATCAAGAGTTGAACGAGAAGCTGATAATCAGCTCCTCCAGGAGGAAAAGGACGTCGTATCATCGGTAGCTACCGTGCTGTCTGATCTTTGTGGCCCGGGCGAATGGATGCCTATGGAGAAACTCCACTCTGAGGTATGTTTGATTAGGAAGGCTCCTCTTGAATCTTAAGTAAATGAAGGAGAAACTGAACCTATGATAGGCTGTTTATAAGGGTTGCTAGCTTTTGTAAGGCTCGACTTTTCTGTCATTCTCGACTTCTATTGTGGTCGACCTAAAAAGTTATGTTCACATGTGGGAGAACTGATTACTTGATGCTTTATTTGTCGTAGCTGGTCGAGAATTATGGCAGTGTTTGGCACCACAGTCGTGTAAGGAAGTACCTCAAATCAGAGGATCGGCACGGTTCTGAAGCCAAGGATAAACCATGGTATGGCCTGCTTATGTTGTTGAGAAAATACCCAGAACACTTTGTGATTAACACGAGATCCAAGGGCCGAGTAACGCTCGAGTTCGTCTCGCTCGTTTCACTGCTTTCTTAGAGTCGGAAACTAGCTTGGTTTTGTTCTTGCGATCTGGGTGTTTCGACTTGAACACTTATGTAATGAGATAACAAGGAATTGATTCTCAAACTTTGTTGTCGTTCCTGATTTGTGTTCGAACTAGTAGCGATTTGCTGAACTCAATACATGTAAATTATCATTCTTACTATGAATCTAAAGTAGATTTTCACCTGAAAGTACTAAAATTCCTGACTTGTTCATGTCTAAATTCTTGCAAGAACAATGGTTCATGAAATGCCCGAAGGATTTGCCTAAATCACTAAACTGATGTACATCCAATGCTCCAAAATTTCAATGGccttttaataaaagaaatcaaaactGCACATCTCCATCAAAATTTCATGGCAAGTTGTTCAATATCTTCTGGAGCTGAGAGGTCACTGAACTCATCCTGTCTCTTGTTCAAGTCGTCGTTCCCCAGCATAGGAAGTTTAGAGTTCTTTGATTCTGGGCTGACCCTCTTTTGTTCTGGCGAATATGATGATAAATAACTCAGATCATCTTCATATGAACATTAaccaaattgaagaaaacagagaCTTACTTTTATTAGCGATTGCGAGCCGA carries:
- the LOC111795798 gene encoding FHA domain-containing protein FHA2-like — its product is MGTTGSDVEAGFAKLQGEDFEYYMQTYSIILGRNSKKSTVDVDLSSLGGGMNISRHHARIFYDFTRRRFALEVLGKNGCLVEGVLHLPGNAPVKLDSQDLLQIGDKEFYFLLPVRNILGASVGARSHLGHSGSAGAGPAVTGAVVPPHSHYNFHLAGSGGGAAAGTTGKKGKGREYYEEGYEDEDDIGGSSGKKFRRDGYGAGGSGGKVGFSGGMVSMDKKLDGRSRVEREADNQLLQEEKDVVSSVATVLSDLCGPGEWMPMEKLHSELVENYGSVWHHSRVRKYLKSEDRHGSEAKDKPWYGLLMLLRKYPEHFVINTRSKGRVTLEFVSLVSLLS